TGTGGGGTAATTTGAATATTCGACTCATCCAGAGGAGTGGCAACCACCGCAACATCACATGTGTAACTATTTCCTAACGTAGAGTTAAGCTCATAATATTCTCCAAGATAAGAGATCGATTCTATTTCTTCATGGAGGTGCAATGCAGCATCTGAACGATTAATGAGTCCAGCGGCCATCTGCCAATTACCTCCTTCGATAGCCCACAATCCTCCACCAGATCCTGCCAATGAAACTGCGCCAGCAAATCCACTGATACAGACACTTTGCCCATAATTGATTCTTGTGATAACCTGGATAAATTAACAGAATCTAAATGCTGATGAATCTTGAAATATTTATATACTGCTCAAGTTTAAAGTaagggaaaaatgcaaaatcagtccatATGAttacaccaatttgcaataAGCTCATTGTGTTATAAAAATTTGTTGAAAGCTCATTAtggtatgcaaaaataacaaataaaatttgtcCCTGCACTCAACtttcatccaatttttttatGGAAACCATTTAAATACCACACAAACACCAATcaaattatgacacgtgtcacccataataaaaatataaaatataaaaactatgAATATACTTTTTatgaatataaaaaaacaaaaaaaaaaaaaacaaaaacaaaattaaaattaaaaaaggatacaattttctttttctttttttgccatTTGGGATAACCGAACCATCCCCCAATGGTCATGCGGGAAGGGTGCCCAAAAAGCACCcccatttgggggtggtttggccacccccatggccaagggtggttcgaccaccccccaTTTGGCCAAAGTCAACCCCCTCTtctagcttttttatttttattttttatatatatattatagctttgatatttttttcttttttattatgagTGACACGGTCATAATTTGATTGGTGATGACATGGCATTTAACGGTTTCTAtcaaaaatttgaacaaaagtTGGTTGCAAGGacttctttgttatttttacatACCACGGTAAGCTCTCAACGAATTTTATACAACAATGTGCTTATTATAAATCAGAATAACCACAtgaattgattttgcatttttcccttaaagtaaattatatatttcaacatatCAAAATTACGGCCAAAGCCAACATCTTTCATTAAATTGAGAATAAGTAAGAATCCTACTTGCAAAATATACTAAAGGATGCTTCACCTTGATATAAACCAGTTGAGAAGAATCCCAGACACGTAAGGTTCAAGATAACTACTCTTAACTTAAAGAGTTAGCATAGCAGGCAGCAGCATTTAAGGAAAGTAAACACCACAGCTTACTTGAACCAAATGCAACAGTAGACATTTGTCTCACCACCACCCACCAGACTAAAATGTTCTTCAGAGACAGCAAAAgccaaagaaaaggaaatgatgTCTAAACTTGAAGCTAGGCTGTTTCAAATAGGGCAACGACCTTCTATATGTTCATGCCCTATATGAGGAAGTGAATGCACAGATATATGTGAATTTCTGCAGGAAGCTCTTCAGTGTTGGTGATGGTTTTGCTTCTGACCTTTTCTGAAACTTGAAGGTACAAGTATAAGCGCCTCTCCAACTACAATATTTCAAAACCCTGTGGCATCTTCTCACCATACACTTCAGTGTTGGTGCATGTATAATTGCCTCTCCAACTACAAAATCTCATAGGTGCTAGATTTCTTCAAGTATGTCTAAATTACCACAGCTGACCCATTTAAGTATCCTACAGGATATGTCCGCAGATTATAGTTTTTACCAAATTCACTCATTTATGATCTTAGAATTTCTAGTTTCTTTAAGTTATTCATCCCAAATCTTCATCTCAACTATACTAAACTGTAAATATGTCCAGTCGCGGTCCATATATGTCTCATTCGTCATaacaaatctttttattttttatgaatatgacAAACAAATCTTTTTATCATCATTTATACAATTGATCTGAAAGTGAGCATGTGACGAGTCCATAACATCCCAGGAGCACAACCAGACTCAACCTACCTCTATTTGTAAGACAGAATATTCCCCAAGACAATTCAAAAATGAGAGTGTTGTAATTGCACTCAACCAATGTGTAGAAAAAATAAGGCAAGAAACATTGAATTAGATTGCTAGACGTTCTTACAGTGACAAGCTCTTGTATCAATAAGGGAGACAACCCGGCATCAGCCAGTTCCTCTTGAAGAGTACGGGTGGTGAGATTGTACAAACCCGCCCATTGAAGCATCCCATCCACAGTCTCAAAAATGGGTCTGGATTCAAAGCTTCCATAGTACTTCAAGAACCTATCCACAGTACTCTACATCACAAAGACACATCACAGTCCGCGTCGGAAATTCAGCCAAACaattatgagagagagagagagagagagagaatacaaTGAAATTAGACCGAAAGATTGCGCGCGTGCATAGTCTAGCAGTTATGGAGGGTGAGCTAAGGTTTTCTTCTTATATATTCATTTTAAGGAAACCAAAAACGACATAGTAGGCTCGCAAAGTATTGTTTGACTAGcaatttgagacaaaaagagaaagaacgGAGCAATAAAAGCTTGACCAGACACTGAAAAACCACCGAAATTTCCGATCTTTGAAAAAAGGAATTTCCacctttttcttcactttcccagcaaacaaacaaacaaaaaagtaagactcagaaagcaaaacaaaagaagagagaCCTCGACGAAGGTTTCCATTCTGAGGAGCGAGAAGCCGTAGCGCAAGAACATGAGCACGGAATTGGCGAGCGAGACGATCTTGTCGACGAATGGGAGCTCGTAGCGAACACGTAGGGTTTTGAAGGCGAACTTCTTGCCGTCCCAAATGCCGAGAGAGAAAGAGTCGGAAGAAGACGAGGGCGTCTTGGATTTCAAACCGAGGAATTCGGTGTAGTTCAAGGCGTAGAAGTTCTTCGGGTGGAGAATGGAGGCGCCGGCCTCAAAGATCTCGCCGGAGACGTTGACCGTGGCCATGCGGCCCCCGACGACGCCGTTTCGCTCGAAGATTCGGATTGAGAAGGGGTCGGAGGAGTAGCGACGAAGGAAGTGGGCAACGGAGGAGCCGCCGATGCCGCTGCCGATGATGCAGACCGTGGGTGGGGGCGGGTCATTTGGGCCTGGGCGGGGGGATTGAGCTCGGGAGGAGAGTGGCGGACGGAGGAGGAGGATGAGGAAGCTGAAAAGGGAGAGGCTGACCGGTGAGAGCATGTTCTCTCtcaactttcttcttcttcttcctcctcgcTATTCAGACAACAGGTtaacaactctttttttttcttttggtaaacAATCCAAAACCTGATGCGAGCTTGACTAAACTAAAACTAGTGGCGGTTAAAAGGTTTTTATtggtatattattattattatttttaagattaaatacTTTATTGATACATGagtttttagcttttttttaatttagtacttgagttttcatttgtttcataggtgatACCTGAGTTTATGGTAAAAACAACTTTGATACTTCTAttacattttccgtccaaatattaacggtctaccacgtgtcaacctatataaataaaaaaataaaaatctttgaaaattatataaaaataatacaatttaaataaataaaattggtcGAACCACCacgtggcccttgggggtggtccgacCACTCcaaagggccaaaacccatcaaacaaattttatatggtatcacctatgaaacaaatgaaaacacaggtactaaattttaaaaagctgaaaactcaagtaccaataaagtatttaacccttatttttatgagtaatgtttaCGGCTAGGTCTAGGGCTGTAAATGAACCGGGTCGAATCGAGTTTGAGCTTTTTTGGACCTGCTCGAAATATTTTTAGTGTGTTCGAACTCGGCTCGGGAGCtcgaaattttttgaaaattctgtttGAGGCTCGACTCATTAAGGGTTTTTAAGGTTCGAACTCAGCTCGAACTCATTACATATTTCTAAAATgaacgagctcgagcttgagtttttttttttttttggcactttCAAGCCATTATAACTAGCATTTTAAGTTGTAAACATTCAATTTCAATACAAGTTAGAAGATGTAATTTATGTAAATATAGCATGACAGAAACATTGAAAGTTGAAACATTGATTCTAGCATTCATAATGTTACAAAATACAAGCTATCAAACTTACAACTTAATATttaaacttaaaacttaaaatttacaATTTACAACTTACAACTTACAAATTACAACTtccaaattacaaattacttatTACAACTTACaacttacaaaatacaaattaaaaattaaaaattacaagtaacaaattaatgttagaaataatcaacatattatttaatctaacatgcgcagcggaaaacgaataaacaggatttaggcttacctctagccatgtttgctcaagcgtctccacgatccatctgaagaacaagaaagattatttgagggatcttctaacctatgcctattgcttgatggctgtactgatggtgtacacagacactctatttataggctaggttagggaccctcaaaatggtaaacaccgtatttgtttccttccatcaaggaaacaatatcgttaattgattttaaaatcaattaaccgattccatatttacggtaatctaaattaataaaaataaccataataccgattccatatttacggtaatctaaattaatggaaatatccataatgccgtatatgtttattgaaaaaataataaacatagtaaataccgtaaatgtgatataaaggccacaaccaaaaaggaataatatattacattctcccacttggactttataacacatgaccatatggtattaggttctttagttttggccaatcttttatggaatcctccaactcagttaagaaatgtttcacacgaatcatggcggtaaaaccattataaaattaggtcgtcccttccatgtatcacgatgtaaaacactccttacatgagtaccttatggataatcaagctttatgaatgaacttcctataagtcattcgggtccaactttatttatcttcatggataaaataacaaatgtgcacaaaaaatctttattacaataactttatgtctatagaccaaaaagagacaaaccaagcgaaaatgaattaatgagtctcatatattccgcatgactttattctttctttaccggtaaactttaagtcatgggatccacaatcattaattcagtacttatatgctcaatagaccttttatgtctcttaatgttatctctcgtactgagatacttaatgtcgatttacttttgcttctactctttattcttataaaagaatattatagtagaattaccgcagagtatctttatggtctaactgtaaaatcaacaatattgagactttcaataaaatgtctcatccatcatgcctgtgtactaaattcatagcacgctagacttttagctttcttggtagacgtagctactatagtctgcaaactgcatctctaggatatatccttcaataaaaagatatataccttagagtagactttctactatctacacaatcagcaaactcaaatctgaacaactaaccaccttcaaatggaaagtgtatccttaggttaagttgttcttcttggttccttacatataccgcaaggctttatttgcagcactttattgactcaatatacttattgtcagtcatatggttatgtataatgcagacgcttaaaacttttcatctgcctttattccaataccttttgggacattaatctgtatttaattagtccctcttaattgctactgaaggtgcaaatccttcattctaaattttttccaaaacttttttcaatgtaggccttccgagacaatgttaatattctttgtctctgtgaatctctatgtcaaaagacataagaggtttcacacaaatccttcatttcaaagttttgtgaactttatgtagcaaacctaaatcaccacttgcaaatataggactagaaagattactgtactctcactgaccttaaggtatatatactaatcaacaaggttttctataaacaataaccttgtaaaaagtatcttaccattgagagatctatcacagcccataaatagaattctttaatttgcaagcttttctGACTGTtacttataaaaccttttgattgtttcatgtaaacctcgtctttAAAATCCCTATTTAGAAAAGTTGtttttcgcatccacttgatgtagctctagatcaaaaataagctactaatgctatgatcatcttgatgaaccatccttagacactggagagaatgtttcacgataatcaatgccttccttatgagtaaaaccattggctacgagtctagctcgacccttcagccatggacttaactctcacttcatggcactgaatctcaatgtggagttttctccactcatagcatgtgaaaacaaatttggatcatctttatgtctaATGTTaatatcagactctgggagatatacaacatgatcactaagaattgttgatctccttattctataggattttcttaattttacttcctctgcatttttgcaatgggagaatagacttttgaacctgttctgtatgagttggttgttctagaaatgattgtggctcaggataatcaatctgattttcccttaatacaatcaatcatcctctatgaggaagagatttggccaactctagtgcctcctcaaattccaatttgtgtgaatgagcactcccactaggttctgcatcctctagaaattttacaatcaacaactctaggattatatgaaggataataaaacattataaccccttaaagtttactagatagctcaTAAAAGATCtactggttgtccttgaatctaatttcctaaggcgaggattataaatcctctctttagcaaggcaaccccatatgtgtaaataatgtaaacaagcttccatctatttcatactttaaaaggtgtcataAGGACAATCCTTAGatgaaatcctgtttaacatatacacaacggtcttcaaagctttactctataagggtaatagcagattagtattactaatcatttcccctttgtgtgtacctaccttaatactctatgcctatattagatcttatgatcttcatattgtttctcttattcttccttataatattgaaagcattcaataccccagctttaatatttagaagatagagatacataaactttatatggtcatcactaaaagagataaaaaatatctctgaccatttaggcaatgagtatgaaaaggtcaacatctttcaatgtacatgatctcaagaatctcaaaatgctctctttggcacctctagtggtcttgttggtatgctttcccttatgcagcccacacaagaaccaaagtcagtaaattaccgacttttatttactgtatggagatatatttcaatctccaaagccataaccagagcattttaaattctcaaagactctactttacgtcaacatcactatgcagaaataaacaaataattttgtttcaaaatttggGACGTagatcaattttaaatagactttaaataaacctcaaccaatattccaccaaagataagaaaaacttcaagtttaaaataaaattgaaatttttttaacaagccaaactagaaaataaatttctaaaaaaaatatggaatataaatcatttttgaagtcaaaattatgactgaattttaaaattaacctatagatcccaacaagctcaaattataaacacgtgttattcattttaaaaaaactctgcatttgtgttgacaacgtggattgataaaccataatcaatccacaatatatttaaatgagtcactaaaggagattcacgacatactagatatatgagattatctttattttaggtcatttcttatacttcatgcaatctttctttatatgccctcaattttccttatttcatgagaaataggtatcttgattgccataatactttattggcaccttattctcatgctttaagtgttggacatgattgcatttataggtccttcccttgacatgagtaatcatgtgaacactttataaattctctcatacccttgaacacacatggttagaagtttatttactaaccatttatccttacgtgtgttacaagataaaattttacacttggaagagaaaattcaaaaataaaatgaccaataataacttaaaaaatctcaatctttaggttttaagctaaactacaatatccttcattcccacaatggaattagaaacactcaaatgaaaaagtatattaatctttttccagtcagaaaaatattaccataaagtattgaaatataaaactaccaaagtaGAGTATTATGAACAGctgcaataaccaagaaaataaacactttaatgctatgaattaacattattttaaattagccaatgccaatttaaatagtaaatttcaacctacctgtgggcaaaggttgcatcacgcatgaaatttactctttattaataagactaaggcaaatttaaatattaaaaaataaaattctccgtacctgtgggcaaccgaaagaaattttacttttaatactaaatttgttatcttattctaattaagtcataaaaataaaaacttccctttggggataagtaattaaatttatgaattaactacaagacgatgttaatttttctatatgaagttcatgtgtatgatccttatgcaattattacaaaattaggatgctttggctctcccaaaatcataataatcacgctgtaattcatgaacatctaataaatctttatgaggttcatgcgtgtaatcctgatgtaattatcatacaaaaatgggatgctttggctctcccataattatcatgataattacgtgtgtgtaatcttgatgcaattattattcaaaaattgggatgctttggctctcccaaaatcataataataataacgacttcattaacatctaacaactttatagatgcccccttaatatcccaggaatataacaaaccaatacttaaatggggtaaacagcattttccaaggtgcaagtagatgagctcccaggaaagtgaggggggtcacaccggacacacttaaatcccaagactttccttgccagaactttccccgacattgcattcttagatattactgtaaacacaccagtatatatggtattgttaattattcttaggtctaggcatcaaacaatttatatttaaacaatataaatttaaaatatatattcctcaattcatgtattaaataaataataattttaatacacagtactgtaaataataaagggaataaaactttaatatgaggacataataaaacacatggcctaatggtttagtaagtggccaaggtcctttacacctggtgaacccaggttctaaacaccataaggcctaaattccccttttaaaaagaacttgatgggttactgaaaagggttgctgtattgggctgacccaattgggttaacccatttaatttgggttgggtatctgtattaggctactatattgggttgggcttctgggtcacaagactccaaatgggctactgtatttgggcaattgggtcaacccacttaatcgggtcaggcctctgggtccatgtatagtgctggcccaaactaggtcagcccacttaaatggcctaaaaactgcatgggttttaaaaaaaaccctccccgaaaaatatatcaaacccagaaactttaatgggtcgaaaccctacccagtcaccaaccaacccgacccgtaatgttccag
The Alnus glutinosa chromosome 14, dhAlnGlut1.1, whole genome shotgun sequence genome window above contains:
- the LOC133857701 gene encoding farnesylcysteine lyase; its protein translation is MLSPVSLSLFSFLILLLRPPLSSRAQSPRPGPNDPPPPTVCIIGSGIGGSSVAHFLRRYSSDPFSIRIFERNGVVGGRMATVNVSGEIFEAGASILHPKNFYALNYTEFLGLKSKTPSSSSDSFSLGIWDGKKFAFKTLRVRYELPFVDKIVSLANSVLMFLRYGFSLLRMETFVESTVDRFLKYYGSFESRPIFETVDGMLQWAGLYNLTTRTLQEELADAGLSPLLIQELVTVITRINYGQSVCISGFAGAVSLAGSGGGLWAIEGGNWQMAAGLINRSDAALHLHEEIESISYLGEYYELNSTLGNSYTCDVAVVATPLDESNIQITPQISIPKRKLQHTHATFVRGLLNPGYFGLDAVSEIPELVGTIEDPDLPFSSISVLKQHGEKDMTYKIFSRKPMADILLDSIFSVRQETIRINWGAYPQYNAPEVFASFILDGWHLYYVNAFENAASTMETSVVAAENIARLILSRFFNQLPLTSANISSDSDGKLLHLDL